GACGAATGAGCCTGATCGGATCAGATCTGCTACAAACTCTTTTCAAGTTCAGTTAGAAAGAGAAGAATGGTTTCAGATTTTAGAAGCAGGAACAGGTAAAAAAGTTCCTTAATAGAAAAAAATGACCATATAAGAAATTTCTAATTAGAATATAATACTTATATTTATACTGCCCGTTCGATATCAAACGGAGAACCAAAAATGAAAATCGAACAAAGCAGAAAGGGGCTCACCCTTTTGACAGGGATCTTATTATTCCTGCTTAATTGTAACGGTGAGAAGGCTATTAACACGGAAAGTTTACTGGGGCTGATCCAGAAACCGGACCAAACGAAAATTGGAACAAATTACTCGGACCTTGCAGTTATTGATACTGTGAACGGGACAGGAACATTTTCTTTACTCACTTATAATGTGGCCGGATTGCTGGAACCATTTTCCAGTTCGAATCCAAGTGAGAACACTCCTTATATGGGGCCTTTGATGACTCCATTCGATCTGATCCAAGTTCAGGAAGATTTTAATTACCATGCAAGTTTGTATGCAAACGATGTGCATCCGTACAGATCCGCTACAAGTGGAGGGATGGGAATAGGCGACGGTTTGAATACATTATCCTATTTTCCTTTTTCTGATTTTGAAAGAGTAGATTGGGATGCTTGTAATGGAACAGATTGTTTAACTCCTAAAGGATTTACTTTGGCAAGACATAAGGTGGCGTCTGGAGTGTTTCTGGATGTGTATAATTTACATACGAATGCAAGTACAGAAGAAGCGGATCTTGCTGCAAGAAGGTCGAATGTATTACAAATTCTGAATTTTATCGAATCCAATTCTGCAGGAAACGCAGTCATTGTGATGGGGGATACGAATACAAGATATACCAGATCTGGAGACAATATCAGAGAATTTATCAATCATGGATTTACTGATGTTTGGATCCAATTAATCCGAGGAGGATCTTATCCTACACAAGGAGCAGATGCTTTGACGGATTGTGAAGGTCATAGAACAAGTGCTGGCTGCGAGGTTGTAGACAAAATATTCTACCGTGGGAATTCCTATATTTCCTTATCTCCTAGTTCCTATTTGTTAGAAGACGCAAGATTTGTTCACCCGGTCACTGGAGTTCCTCTTTCGGACCATTACGCTGTCTCTTCTACATTCAATTATTCTCTTTTGCGGAATTTATTGTATAGCGATACATTCGGCGGGCCGCATGGAACTGCATTCAATGATGTGAATTCTCTACCTTCTTCTCCAGCTGCGCTTAAATTAAGTTTAAGATCCGGATCGAGAGTGGACGCTGTTTCTTTACAATTAACGAACGGAACAGTCTTGAGCCATGGAGGAACAGGAGGAAGTTTGCAAGCTTTGACTTTAGGAACGACAGAGTACTTAGACCAAGTAAAACTATGTAGTGCACAAAAAAGTGGTCACACTCGGATTTTTTATGCGCAATTTCATACGAACTTAGGAAGATTCTTAACTGGAGGATCTACAACATCTTCCTGCACTACATATTCTGCGCCTAACGGCTGGGGAATCGTAGGATTTCATGGAAGAAGTGGGGACGAAATTGATCAACTAGGTGTGATCTTTGCTCCTATACAGTAAGTGATCCATAAATTATTTAGTACGAACATTCGATAAAAATTGAGGAATAAAAAAGTGATCCATTTGTTTCTAATAGAAAGTTTCCTAAATATGTCCGAGGTTCGATGCGGGACGTATAGGATTTTTAGGAGAAATGAATGTTTCGCTTTCTAACTTCAATCTTAATCGTATCTTTTCTTTTCGTCTGTAAGGCCGAAAATTCCCAAAAACAATCTGAAGATCTTTCAGACTTACGTTCTAGATCCGCAGCGGCTCCGATGCCTTCTGCGGATGGACAATCAATGCAAGAGGCCGAGAAAAAATTGGCCGGCAAAGCAGAAGCGGGTGAAAGGGAAGAAGCACTAGAGGATCAACTCAAGACCTTTGCTACTCCTAAAATCGGAAACCTAAAGATAGGCCGTCTTTTAGAATATAAGGTAGATCTAAATTTCGAGACCAAGGATTTTATCGCTGCTCGAAAATTCTTATTAGAACTTTCAGGCAAGTATGGATTCGTTCAGAGTGAAAGCCTTCAAAATTGGGGAGGAGACACTGAACCTAGTATGACTGCTGTCATTCATGTAAAGTCTTCCGATCTATATCAGGTTTTAATGGAATTGGAGAAGATAGGAACTCTCACTTCTGAAAATATCCAAGTAGAAGATCATACTGAAAATTATACATTAGAACAGATCCATGCAAAAAGAGAGAAGATCAGGATTGCAAGAAGAACAGATCTTGGTGCCAGATCCACTCCTAAAAATGCGGCCGAGATCGAAGAACTTATCGGACAATCCGAAGATTCTGCTGACTCTGCTGAATTCGAAAAATGGAAAATTATGGATAGAGTCAATTGGGCAAAGATCAGCATCCATATGTACGGTCCTAAAAAACCAAAAGTCGTAGAAGTTCCAAGTTTTGGAGATGCGTTTATTGATCTGGCAAGTCTTGGATTAAAACTGATACTTTCTTTGATCTATATTATTCCTTTAGCTTTGGTCGCTGCAGGGATTTTTTATATAGTCAGGTTTACCAGAAATAAATGGTCCAAATAAATTAAGAAAATATAAAGTATAACCAAAGGGTCGCAGAGATCAAAAGTCCTGCGGCCCATATATCATTCCTGAAAAATCCCCTCACTCTATATTTTTGGGGAAAACGTTTAGCTTTATGCAAAGAAACCCCCAAAAAGAATAATCCTGAAAATGCAAAACTTGTCCAAGCGCAAGTTTTAGGATCTATACCTAATCCAATTCTGGAATACACTAATAATCCAAAACCAAATAAGAAGACGACTGCCAAATAAATAGTCTTTGTAGGAATTTTTACAGAAAATCCAGGTTTTGCTTTATTTTCGTTTTCATTCTTAGAAAAAATTAAGCTTAAGAAAATTTGGGAGAATATTCCAAAAATACATACGATAAACACTCTATGCAGAAAATTTAATTTTTCTCCAAACGTAATATGTATTTCTGGAATTCCGGAAGATAAGACCGAATAAAAATAAGGCAAAGAAATAGATAAGATAGGGCAGATCAATATAGTGACCCAGGCTGCTCTCGCATTGGATCTTCTCCAGAAAACTCCCACTAAAAATACAGAAAGTAATCCTAAAGTGAAATGAGCGCTTTGTCCTGAGATCTCTAAGAAAAAATTCCCTTTAGAATTTGGTGTATAAGTATATAACGCTAAGAATATGGTTAACGCGGAGAAGAAGAGCAAAAACATTCTTCCTACACGAACCACTTCTTCGTCTTCTAGTCTTTCGCCTAAGAACTTTCTCCCTAAGAGAGTTTGTTTTGCTTTAGTATAAAAATCTACTGTAAATAATGTAGATGCAGAGTTTAACATAGAGTCCACAGAGGAAAAGATTGCTCCTAGTAATCCTGCAAGTATCAACCCT
The DNA window shown above is from Leptospira koniambonensis and carries:
- a CDS encoding jacalin-like lectin encodes the protein MKIEQSRKGLTLLTGILLFLLNCNGEKAINTESLLGLIQKPDQTKIGTNYSDLAVIDTVNGTGTFSLLTYNVAGLLEPFSSSNPSENTPYMGPLMTPFDLIQVQEDFNYHASLYANDVHPYRSATSGGMGIGDGLNTLSYFPFSDFERVDWDACNGTDCLTPKGFTLARHKVASGVFLDVYNLHTNASTEEADLAARRSNVLQILNFIESNSAGNAVIVMGDTNTRYTRSGDNIREFINHGFTDVWIQLIRGGSYPTQGADALTDCEGHRTSAGCEVVDKIFYRGNSYISLSPSSYLLEDARFVHPVTGVPLSDHYAVSSTFNYSLLRNLLYSDTFGGPHGTAFNDVNSLPSSPAALKLSLRSGSRVDAVSLQLTNGTVLSHGGTGGSLQALTLGTTEYLDQVKLCSAQKSGHTRIFYAQFHTNLGRFLTGGSTTSSCTTYSAPNGWGIVGFHGRSGDEIDQLGVIFAPIQ
- a CDS encoding DUF4349 domain-containing protein, with the translated sequence MFRFLTSILIVSFLFVCKAENSQKQSEDLSDLRSRSAAAPMPSADGQSMQEAEKKLAGKAEAGEREEALEDQLKTFATPKIGNLKIGRLLEYKVDLNFETKDFIAARKFLLELSGKYGFVQSESLQNWGGDTEPSMTAVIHVKSSDLYQVLMELEKIGTLTSENIQVEDHTENYTLEQIHAKREKIRIARRTDLGARSTPKNAAEIEELIGQSEDSADSAEFEKWKIMDRVNWAKISIHMYGPKKPKVVEVPSFGDAFIDLASLGLKLILSLIYIIPLALVAAGIFYIVRFTRNKWSK